The Mycolicibacterium aurum genome segment TGATGCCACCGGCAACCCTCAGACCATCCTGCTTCTGGGCGGGACCTCTGAGATCGCCCTCGCGATCGCCGAGCGCTACCTGCGCAACGCCCACGCCCGCGTGGTGCTGGCCGATGTGCCCGGCCACCCACGCAAGGACGCCGCCATGGCCCAGATGACCGCGGCGGGCGCCAAGGCCGTCGACTGGATCGACTTCGACGCACTGGACACCGAGAACCACCCGAAGGTGATCGACGCCGCCTTCGCCCAGGGTGATGTCGATGTGGCGGTGGTGGCCTTCGGATTGCTCGGGGACGCCGAAGAACTCTGGAAGAACCAGCGCAAGGCCGTCCAGATCGCCGGGATCAACTACACCGCAGCGGTTTCGGTCGGCGTGCTGCTCGGGGAGAAGATGCGTGCCCAGGGTTCGGGCCGCATCATCGCGATGAGCTCGGCCGCCGGGGAGCGGGTCCGCCGCTCCAACTTCGTCTACGGCTCCACCAAGGCCGGCCTCGACGGCTTCTACCTGGGCCTCGGAGAGGCACTGCGCGAGTACGGAGTCGGTGTCCTGGTGATCCGTCCCGGGCAGGTGCGCACCACGACGACCATCGAGCACTGGAAGGCCACCGGGGCCAAGGAGGCTCCCTTCACCGTCGACAAGGAAGAGGTGGCCGAAATGGCGGTCACCGCGTCGAACAAGGGCAAGGACCTGATCTGGGCGCCGGGCACCTTCCGCTACGTGATGATGGTGCTGCGCCACATCCCGCGCCCCATCTTCCGCAAGCTGCCGATCTGAGTCCGGTGGGCAGTAGCGGTGGGGCCGCGCCCGAAAGGCACGGGACGACCCGGGAGTCGAGGGCCGGTCATCCCCTGGCCACGCCGATCACCGTGGCCGGTCACATGCTCCTTGCAACGGCCGTCGCCGTTGTGGTCGCCGCCGTCAGCCTGGTCGCGATCGCGCGCGTGGAATGGCCCGCCTACAACTCGTCGAACCAGCTGCATGCGCTCACCACGGTCGGGCAGGTGGTCTGCCTGATCGGTCTGCTCGGCGCGGGAATCGCATGGCGCCGCGGCAGGCAGACCCTGGCCCGCATCGGCTCGGTGCTGTTCCTGTCCGCGTTCTCGGTCGTGACACTCGCGATGCCGCTGGGCGCGACCAAGCTCTACCTGTTCGGCATCTCCGTCGACCAGCAGTTCCGCACCGAATACATGACCCGCTTTGCCGATCAGCCGGGCCTGCACGACATGACCTACATCGGCCTGCCCCCGTTCTACCCGGCGGGATGGTTCTGGATGGGCGGCCGGCTGGCCGCGCTCACCGGGACCCCCGCCTGGGAGATGTTCAAGCCGTGGGCGGTCACCTCCATCACGATCGCAATCGTGCTGGCGTTCGTGCTGTGGGCCAGCATGATTCGATTCGAGTACGCCCTGGTGGTCTCGACTGCGACCGCCGCCGCGGCGCTGGCCTACTCCCCCGCCGAGCCGTACGCGGCGATCATCTCGGTGCTGCTGCCGCCGGTGTTCGTGTTGGCGTGGTCGGGGCTGGCAGGCAGGAGCAGAAACGGCGGGTGGGCCGCGGTCGTCGCCACGGGCCTGTTCCTCGGTGTCACGGCGCTGTTCTACACACTGCTGTTCCTGTACGCCGCATTCACGCTGACGGTCATGGCGGTGCTGCTGGCCATCGCGCGCCGTCGCCTCGACCCGTTGCTGCGCCTTCTCGTCATCGCGGTGCTCTCCGGCGTCATCGCCCTGCTCACGTGGGCGCCCTACCTGCTCGCCGCCGCGCGCGGCACACCCGCCGAATCCGGCACCGCGCAGCACTACCTGCCCAAGGACGGCGCCGAGCTGTCGTTCCCTATGCTCGAGTTCACCCTGCTCGGCGCGCTGTGCATGCTCGGCACCGGCTGGCTGGTGGTCCGCGCCCGCAGCTCCACCCGCGCCGGCGCGCTCGCGATCGCCGTCCTCACCGTCTATGCCTGGTCGCTGCTGTCCATGCTGACCACGCTGGTGGGCACCACGCTGCTCTCGTTCCGGCTGCAGCCCACCCTGACCATCCTGCTGACCGCGGCCGG includes the following:
- a CDS encoding galactan 5-O-arabinofuranosyltransferase encodes the protein MLLATAVAVVVAAVSLVAIARVEWPAYNSSNQLHALTTVGQVVCLIGLLGAGIAWRRGRQTLARIGSVLFLSAFSVVTLAMPLGATKLYLFGISVDQQFRTEYMTRFADQPGLHDMTYIGLPPFYPAGWFWMGGRLAALTGTPAWEMFKPWAVTSITIAIVLAFVLWASMIRFEYALVVSTATAAAALAYSPAEPYAAIISVLLPPVFVLAWSGLAGRSRNGGWAAVVATGLFLGVTALFYTLLFLYAAFTLTVMAVLLAIARRRLDPLLRLLVIAVLSGVIALLTWAPYLLAAARGTPAESGTAQHYLPKDGAELSFPMLEFTLLGALCMLGTGWLVVRARSSTRAGALAIAVLTVYAWSLLSMLTTLVGTTLLSFRLQPTLTILLTAAGAFGFIELARAVAARVRPPNATRVVAVATAIGALGALTFSQDIPDVLRSDIVVAYTDTDGYGERADRRPPGAEQYYREVDARIQDVTGRPRNETVVLTADYSFLSYYPYYGFQGLTSHYANPLAQFDQRAGAIEGWRMLTDADQFIEALDSMPWEPPSVFLMRRGANDTYTLRLAEDVYPNQPNVRRYHVALDEALFDDPRFDVSTVGPFVLAIRKPSTI
- a CDS encoding decaprenylphospho-beta-D-erythro-pentofuranosid-2-ulose 2-reductase is translated as MVLDATGNPQTILLLGGTSEIALAIAERYLRNAHARVVLADVPGHPRKDAAMAQMTAAGAKAVDWIDFDALDTENHPKVIDAAFAQGDVDVAVVAFGLLGDAEELWKNQRKAVQIAGINYTAAVSVGVLLGEKMRAQGSGRIIAMSSAAGERVRRSNFVYGSTKAGLDGFYLGLGEALREYGVGVLVIRPGQVRTTTTIEHWKATGAKEAPFTVDKEEVAEMAVTASNKGKDLIWAPGTFRYVMMVLRHIPRPIFRKLPI